The window CAAAAGCCACACCCGCGACCGTGGCCGCCGGACGGACCAAGACCACGTACACGCTGCACCCCTACGAGGTGGATGGCTCCTCGGACGGGCACTCCTACGGCACCGACGCGGCCGACGCGCTCGGCGTCCCCCACGAGCACGTCTTCAAGACCCTGATCGCCGAGGTGGACGGACAGCTCACCGTCGGGGTGGTGCCCGTCAGCACCACGCTCGACCTCAAGGCGCTGGCCGCCGCGGTCGGCGGCAAGAGGGCCGCCATGGCCGACGCGGCACTGGCCGAGAAGGCCACCGGGTACGTGCGCGGCGGGATCAGCCCCCTGGGCCAGCGCAAGCGCCTGCGCACCGTGATCGACGCGTCGGTCACCGAACTGCCCACCGTCTACGTCTCGGCCGGGCGGCGGGGTCTGCAGATGGAGCTCAATCCCCGTGACCTGATCACGCTCACCGAGGCGGTCACCGCGCCCATCGGCGCCTCCTGACCCCCGACGGGGACCGTTTCCGGGGGCGTGCACGGGCTGTTGCCGGGTTACCTACCCAGGGGTAGTTTCGTGACATGGGTAACACTTCATCCCCCTTTTCCTCCGTCCCCGGTATGTTCCTCTCCCGCGTCGCCGAGTCCCCCGACTCCGAGGCGTTCAGCTACCCCCTTCCCGGCGCGTCCGGCGCCCCCGAGAAGTGGGAGACCCTCACCTGGTCCCAGACCCGCGACCGGGTGCGCGACATCGCGCTGGGCCTG is drawn from Nocardiopsis dassonvillei subsp. dassonvillei DSM 43111 and contains these coding sequences:
- the ybaK gene encoding Cys-tRNA(Pro) deacylase, with protein sequence MSAKATPATVAAGRTKTTYTLHPYEVDGSSDGHSYGTDAADALGVPHEHVFKTLIAEVDGQLTVGVVPVSTTLDLKALAAAVGGKRAAMADAALAEKATGYVRGGISPLGQRKRLRTVIDASVTELPTVYVSAGRRGLQMELNPRDLITLTEAVTAPIGAS